A region of Selenomonadales bacterium 4137-cl DNA encodes the following proteins:
- a CDS encoding biopolymer transporter ExbD, translating to MKLRNLRIERTPKLMIIPMIDIIFFLLVFFMMSTLYMVEQRSLPLNLPAAATTQTELTKNTVITITSEGRILIDREDIPPELFRPRIQALLAQRGDPAFLLRADRQTEYGRIVTVLDELKALGVRRVAVATGPPPREH from the coding sequence ATGAAACTGCGTAACCTGCGCATCGAGCGGACCCCAAAATTGATGATTATCCCGATGATCGATATTATCTTTTTCTTGCTGGTGTTCTTTATGATGAGCACTCTGTATATGGTGGAACAACGGTCATTGCCGCTTAATCTGCCGGCAGCCGCGACCACGCAGACCGAATTAACCAAAAACACGGTTATAACGATCACCAGCGAAGGCCGGATACTGATCGACCGGGAGGATATTCCGCCGGAGCTTTTCAGGCCACGCATACAGGCCCTGCTGGCGCAACGGGGGGACCCCGCCTTTTTGCTGCGGGCTGACAGGCAGACCGAGTATGGAAGGATAGTCACCGTGTTGGATGAGTTAAAGGCGTTGGGGGTCCGGCGAGTAGCCGTGGCTACCGGGCCGCCCCCGAGGGAACATTGA
- a CDS encoding ABC transporter substrate-binding protein: MKRSKLAYGLFILVFLAVVSLGAQPCYSKPLETIKIGALLPLSGDWSEAGRGAQAALAAGVGQVNHYLAASGLRLEIDIRDTEGKPAKALAELASLAQQGTRIAIGPMSSEEAKVLNEYASGHSILLVSPSATATELSKKDNFFRVIPTDWNQADGLIKIMDREGVTHFAVVYYDDVFGRGFCEQMKTAALKSGKQMLGGIPLASSPDYVSTAGELDRLTQTADPAKTAIVLIGPGKQAAEFVKSVSPASPAAGMKWFAGAEIIGSKDFVADKSVAAFAAGARMEGLSIGYNGIALDALPSINYFLNGAADISPFALTTWDSLWLIAETCRQNPEADVDALKATLTATAKEFRNSYGLINTMDDNGDTVSARFMRYQLYATGNGNYDWRCKGHYVNPSISAPFIRTIEPGIAKNGGVVRVGAILPLRGDTALEGKEVQAVLELAAASFNKYASDNGSGIKIELVVEDTASNPQTAKAVTRKLLDQGVKNFIGAVSSSELAAVEPLLRSRDALAISPMSTAPSLSKKDHIYRLIMNDGYQAQALASLAKRDGIKNVVVLYRDEVYGQDLLKTFSAAYDGKVFPLGYNAGDGNLDQLLARAEQLVASAGEDNTAVLVIAYNEITEILRLKPDSNLNSVPWYGTDSIALQGALCSDGTAAGVAARVGLTAVGYSAYGNYFDPLYHVINYQLADKIHHQIKESSVAAFDALWMIGCAYLENGAAADNKKIAAYVQKAVFRGVSGLVALDAYGDRSIGYYRIYRFNEAKDGQYRWTNIGLYSLDYAKKGIIEINK; the protein is encoded by the coding sequence ATGAAACGGAGCAAACTTGCATACGGGTTATTCATCCTTGTATTTCTGGCTGTTGTAAGTCTGGGTGCCCAGCCTTGTTACAGCAAGCCGCTAGAGACAATCAAAATTGGGGCATTGCTGCCGCTATCCGGGGACTGGAGCGAGGCCGGCCGGGGGGCGCAGGCGGCCCTTGCGGCAGGCGTCGGTCAGGTAAACCATTATCTGGCTGCCTCAGGCTTGCGGCTGGAAATTGATATTCGCGATACGGAAGGCAAGCCTGCAAAAGCGCTGGCCGAACTGGCGTCGTTGGCCCAACAGGGGACTCGTATCGCTATCGGCCCCATGAGCAGCGAAGAGGCCAAAGTGCTGAACGAATACGCATCCGGCCATTCCATCCTGCTGGTAAGCCCTTCGGCGACCGCGACCGAACTTTCGAAAAAGGACAACTTCTTCCGGGTGATTCCCACCGACTGGAATCAGGCGGACGGGCTGATAAAGATCATGGACAGGGAGGGCGTAACCCATTTTGCCGTAGTATACTACGACGACGTATTCGGCCGGGGATTTTGCGAGCAGATGAAAACGGCGGCCTTAAAAAGCGGCAAACAAATGCTCGGCGGCATCCCCCTTGCGTCGTCGCCCGATTATGTGTCAACGGCGGGCGAGCTTGACAGGCTGACGCAAACGGCTGATCCCGCCAAAACGGCGATCGTGTTGATCGGCCCCGGTAAGCAGGCGGCCGAATTTGTCAAAAGCGTATCTCCCGCCAGCCCGGCTGCCGGGATGAAATGGTTTGCCGGCGCAGAGATTATCGGCAGCAAAGACTTTGTCGCCGACAAATCGGTGGCCGCTTTTGCCGCCGGTGCCCGCATGGAAGGCCTGAGTATCGGCTATAACGGCATTGCCCTCGACGCATTGCCCTCCATTAACTATTTCTTAAACGGCGCGGCGGACATCTCGCCTTTCGCGCTTACGACCTGGGACAGTCTCTGGCTGATCGCCGAGACTTGCCGCCAAAATCCGGAGGCCGACGTGGACGCGTTGAAGGCGACGTTGACAGCTACCGCCAAAGAATTCCGGAACTCCTACGGACTGATCAACACCATGGACGACAACGGCGATACCGTGAGCGCTCGGTTCATGCGCTATCAGCTTTATGCGACCGGCAACGGGAACTATGACTGGCGTTGCAAGGGTCATTACGTCAATCCGTCGATCAGCGCTCCGTTTATCAGGACAATCGAACCCGGGATCGCGAAAAACGGCGGTGTGGTCCGGGTCGGTGCGATACTGCCTCTGCGGGGCGATACTGCCCTGGAGGGTAAAGAAGTACAGGCCGTCCTTGAACTGGCGGCTGCTTCATTCAACAAGTATGCGTCTGACAATGGCTCGGGGATCAAAATCGAGCTGGTGGTCGAAGACACAGCCAGCAACCCGCAGACAGCCAAGGCGGTTACCCGGAAATTGCTCGATCAGGGAGTGAAGAACTTCATCGGCGCTGTGAGCAGCAGCGAGCTTGCCGCCGTGGAGCCGTTGCTGCGCTCGCGGGACGCGCTGGCGATATCGCCGATGTCCACCGCGCCATCGCTCAGCAAAAAGGACCATATCTACCGGCTAATCATGAATGACGGCTATCAGGCGCAGGCATTGGCTTCCCTGGCAAAACGGGATGGGATTAAAAATGTCGTTGTTTTATACCGCGACGAGGTCTACGGCCAAGACCTGCTGAAGACCTTCAGCGCCGCCTATGACGGCAAGGTGTTTCCGTTAGGCTACAACGCTGGCGACGGGAATCTCGACCAATTGCTTGCGCGGGCCGAACAACTGGTGGCTTCGGCAGGCGAAGACAACACGGCCGTGCTGGTGATCGCCTATAATGAAATTACGGAAATCTTACGCCTTAAGCCGGACAGCAACTTAAATTCCGTGCCCTGGTACGGCACCGACAGTATCGCCCTGCAAGGCGCGCTCTGCAGCGACGGGACGGCGGCGGGGGTTGCCGCCCGGGTCGGGCTGACAGCGGTCGGCTACAGCGCGTACGGGAATTATTTCGACCCCTTATACCACGTCATAAACTATCAACTGGCGGATAAAATTCACCATCAGATTAAAGAAAGCTCGGTCGCCGCCTTTGACGCCTTGTGGATGATTGGCTGCGCCTACCTGGAAAACGGCGCTGCCGCCGACAACAAAAAAATCGCCGCCTATGTACAAAAGGCGGTTTTCCGGGGAGTAAGCGGCCTTGTCGCCCTGGATGCATACGGAGACCGCAGCATCGGCTACTACAGAATCTACCGGTTCAACGAGGCCAAAGACGGACAATACCGGTGGACCAACATCGGGCTGTACAGCTTGGACTACGCCAAAAAAGGCATAATAGAAATAAACAAGTAA
- a CDS encoding NADH:flavin oxidoreductase/NADH oxidase — translation MLFTPFTAKGLNLKNRIVMPPMCNYVAGRVGLATDWHFVHYVTRAVGGVGLIIQEATGVEDGGRITARDLGLWNDGQRDSLERIVAAVHQHGAKIAVQLNHAGRKSEVDYLEPVAPSPIPFSDKHRTPHALTAAEIAAIVDRFAAAARRAAAAGYDAVEIHGAHGYLISQFLSPLGNKRDDGYGGSPAGRARLLGEVVAAVRAVLPATMPIIVRVSASDWEEGGNTPESMAAMLNLVKGEGIDIVHVSSGAVTPAVPRAYPGYQIPFALTVKEKTGLPVIGGGLITEPIQAQQVVKAGVDLVYLGRELMRSPYWPLKAAFVLGQETDWPEPYLRGKFL, via the coding sequence ATGCTGTTCACCCCGTTCACCGCCAAGGGGCTAAACCTGAAAAACCGTATCGTCATGCCGCCGATGTGCAACTACGTTGCCGGCCGCGTCGGCCTCGCCACCGATTGGCACTTCGTCCACTACGTCACCCGCGCCGTCGGCGGCGTGGGACTCATCATCCAGGAAGCCACCGGCGTCGAGGACGGCGGCCGCATCACCGCCCGCGACCTCGGGCTGTGGAACGACGGCCAGCGCGACAGCCTGGAGCGCATCGTCGCCGCCGTTCACCAGCACGGCGCCAAAATCGCCGTCCAGCTTAACCACGCCGGCCGCAAAAGCGAAGTCGACTACCTCGAACCGGTCGCCCCTTCGCCCATCCCCTTCAGCGACAAACACCGCACCCCCCACGCCCTCACCGCGGCCGAAATCGCCGCCATCGTCGACCGTTTCGCCGCCGCGGCCCGCCGTGCCGCCGCCGCCGGCTACGACGCCGTCGAGATCCACGGTGCTCACGGCTACCTCATCAGCCAGTTCCTCTCACCCCTCGGCAACAAACGCGACGACGGCTACGGCGGCTCCCCGGCGGGCCGCGCCCGCCTGCTCGGCGAGGTCGTCGCCGCCGTGCGCGCCGTCCTTCCCGCCACCATGCCGATAATCGTCAGAGTCTCGGCCTCCGACTGGGAAGAAGGCGGCAACACCCCCGAATCCATGGCCGCCATGCTCAACCTCGTTAAAGGCGAAGGCATCGACATCGTCCACGTCAGCTCCGGCGCCGTCACCCCCGCCGTCCCGCGGGCCTACCCCGGCTACCAGATACCCTTCGCCCTCACCGTCAAAGAAAAAACCGGCCTGCCCGTCATCGGCGGCGGCCTTATCACCGAACCCATCCAGGCCCAGCAAGTCGTCAAAGCCGGCGTCGATCTCGTCTACCTCGGCCGCGAGCTGATGCGCAGCCCCTACTGGCCCCTCAAGGCCGCCTTCGTGCTCGGCCAGGAGACCGACTGGCCCGAGCCGTACCTGCGGGGCAAATTCCTGTGA
- a CDS encoding TonB-dependent receptor, whose product MLFFTKPMQRSGQILLLSAIAFYLLNPVDVRAYAAQSPTAPEYELGTVYVTGAKEQVDIEKAQKTTVDVKDKINAGQINSVTDLFRDLPGFTVLFNPNSGTQPTLRGMGGERFLVAINGNILQNQGGLMLGRGFAWDSIPIASIQKVEVIPGASSAAYAGTWGGVVNLVTETAPGKVQSDIKYSYGSFATRKVIFTNQGASDDGKYSWLVNLNKNKSDGFYRNNWSDDKNANLNLRYKINARESLDFSMLHDIRTEGIITGNKPGSTNGYLSNYPVVNDPPTLFGTAGWPLTDGSYRFWRANNYSVSYTSGSSKLSLHQNNQFRTEWGRTALNTTLRQIWQSNLTDRGVDWQQTSTAGNHKLTYGLQYQTMNYDLTSYQSLLKTDFNGLFFQDNWQIDPKWIIGLGARYDYSKFRMDVFDATLPQKPCSSDANYFSPKLSITHNISDRETVYASAGSVFRPPTPADYFRWSYNYFNWDAGSTARQISAARGFATQAEWQQAFGTLNPEHGRSYEVGWRKQATDRLSWRVTGYYMDIDNYINIYISRFTTQGYYPTYNVANAKIRGLEMSFNYDSNPHFSTIVTASRQKGSKGGDNLDASTLLNNLPEYTFSCGFHYKNRSFRAAIDMHYTGEMTAAGRSLPGYTTTDLSFQLENKRSVFSLAICNIFDKYYFEANYPMPGRTYSLSWHYKL is encoded by the coding sequence ATGCTATTTTTCACAAAACCAATGCAAAGATCGGGACAAATACTGCTCTTGTCGGCAATCGCTTTTTATCTGCTTAATCCGGTTGATGTCCGGGCGTATGCGGCGCAATCGCCGACGGCGCCGGAATATGAATTGGGAACAGTATATGTCACCGGCGCAAAAGAGCAGGTCGATATCGAGAAAGCTCAGAAGACGACCGTCGATGTCAAAGATAAAATCAATGCCGGCCAGATCAATAGCGTTACCGATTTGTTCCGCGATCTTCCCGGGTTTACGGTGCTGTTCAACCCCAATTCGGGCACACAGCCAACGTTGCGCGGCATGGGTGGCGAACGATTTCTGGTCGCTATAAACGGCAATATCCTGCAAAACCAGGGCGGCTTGATGCTGGGCCGCGGGTTTGCCTGGGACTCCATTCCGATCGCCAGCATCCAGAAAGTCGAGGTCATCCCCGGCGCCAGTTCGGCGGCTTATGCCGGGACGTGGGGCGGTGTAGTCAACCTGGTGACGGAAACTGCTCCCGGCAAGGTCCAATCAGACATCAAATACAGCTACGGCTCTTTTGCCACCCGGAAAGTGATCTTCACAAACCAGGGAGCAAGCGACGATGGCAAATACTCCTGGCTGGTCAACCTCAACAAAAACAAATCCGACGGATTTTACCGCAACAACTGGAGCGACGATAAAAACGCGAATCTCAATCTTCGCTATAAGATCAATGCACGGGAAAGTCTCGACTTTTCCATGCTGCATGATATCCGCACAGAGGGAATAATCACGGGGAATAAACCGGGATCGACAAACGGGTACCTGTCCAACTACCCTGTTGTCAACGATCCTCCCACCTTATTCGGCACCGCCGGCTGGCCGTTGACGGACGGCAGCTACCGTTTCTGGCGAGCCAATAACTATTCCGTTAGTTATACCTCCGGCTCCAGCAAGCTGAGCCTGCATCAGAACAACCAGTTCCGGACGGAATGGGGACGTACGGCCCTCAACACCACCCTGCGGCAAATATGGCAATCAAATCTTACCGACCGGGGCGTCGACTGGCAGCAGACATCGACCGCGGGAAACCATAAGCTGACGTATGGGCTTCAGTATCAAACAATGAACTATGACCTGACGTCGTATCAATCGCTGTTGAAAACGGATTTCAACGGACTGTTTTTCCAGGACAACTGGCAGATCGATCCGAAGTGGATCATCGGGCTGGGTGCACGGTATGACTATTCCAAGTTTAGGATGGATGTATTCGATGCCACGCTGCCCCAGAAGCCATGCAGCAGCGACGCCAATTATTTCAGCCCGAAGCTAAGCATAACCCACAACATCAGCGACCGGGAAACGGTCTACGCCAGCGCCGGTTCGGTCTTCCGCCCGCCGACCCCTGCCGATTACTTCCGGTGGAGCTACAATTACTTCAACTGGGATGCCGGCAGTACGGCACGGCAAATATCGGCGGCGCGCGGTTTCGCCACCCAGGCGGAGTGGCAGCAGGCTTTCGGTACGCTCAATCCTGAGCACGGCCGGTCTTATGAGGTGGGCTGGCGCAAGCAGGCGACCGACAGGCTTTCCTGGAGGGTGACCGGCTATTATATGGACATCGATAACTATATCAACATTTATATTTCACGCTTTACCACCCAGGGCTATTATCCTACCTATAATGTCGCCAACGCGAAGATCCGGGGCCTGGAAATGTCGTTTAATTACGATTCCAATCCGCACTTCAGCACAATCGTAACCGCTTCGCGCCAAAAAGGAAGCAAAGGCGGCGATAATCTCGACGCCAGCACTTTGCTGAACAATTTGCCCGAATATACCTTTTCCTGTGGCTTCCATTACAAAAATAGAAGCTTCCGGGCTGCCATCGATATGCATTACACCGGCGAGATGACGGCCGCCGGGCGCAGTCTGCCCGGCTATACAACGACCGATCTGTCGTTTCAGCTAGAAAACAAGCGCTCTGTTTTCAGCCTGGCAATCTGCAATATTTTCGACAAATATTACTTTGAAGCCAACTACCCGATGCCGGGAAGAACGTATTCCCTGTCCTGGCATTACAAACTGTAG
- a CDS encoding MotA/TolQ/ExbB proton channel family protein — translation MESLSAALAVFQKGGLVMYPLLLCSIIVMAIAIERFQAYRRADTDADALLAKLGPLLAQGDNNGALEVCRLADGVIPDVLAEGLKHPHLNSHGLENMLSGAASLAAANLRKRLGILDTIVTLAPLLGLLGTVVGMISSFSVMNIASGQPRAITGGVGEALVATAAGLCVAVLALAVHSYFVYRLDAIVTDLERGCTFLLTAMNRSERHETA, via the coding sequence ATGGAGTCGTTATCTGCCGCACTGGCCGTCTTCCAAAAGGGAGGCTTGGTCATGTATCCTTTGCTGTTATGCTCGATAATTGTGATGGCTATCGCCATCGAGCGGTTTCAGGCATACCGCCGCGCCGATACCGATGCCGACGCGCTGTTGGCGAAGCTGGGACCTTTACTGGCGCAGGGCGATAACAACGGGGCCCTGGAAGTATGCCGGCTGGCAGACGGCGTAATCCCGGACGTTTTGGCGGAAGGGCTTAAGCATCCACACTTAAATAGCCACGGTCTGGAAAACATGCTTTCCGGCGCCGCGTCGCTGGCCGCCGCCAACCTGCGCAAACGGCTGGGGATTCTGGATACTATCGTGACTTTGGCTCCGCTGTTGGGCTTGTTGGGCACGGTTGTTGGCATGATCTCGTCGTTCAGCGTTATGAACATAGCCTCCGGCCAGCCGCGAGCCATCACGGGAGGAGTGGGCGAGGCCCTGGTGGCCACGGCGGCGGGGCTGTGCGTCGCGGTGCTGGCGCTTGCCGTGCACAGCTATTTCGTTTACCGCCTGGATGCGATTGTTACCGATCTGGAAAGGGGCTGCACCTTTCTCCTGACCGCCATGAACCGGAGTGAACGGCATGAAACTGCGTAA
- a CDS encoding cysteine hydrolase family protein translates to MNRLPADAALLVVDVQKAIDDPVWAKHGPRNNPGAEENIAALLAAWRRTGRKIVHVRHESTEPGSTYRPGQPGCEFKPCAAPQPGEQVVVKNVNSAFIGTGLEQTIRAAGTACLVVCGVITNNSVEATVRMAGNLGFDTWLVHDAAFTFARPDYEGRLRSAAEVHAMSLANLAGEYCRIVTTGEMLAKI, encoded by the coding sequence GTGAACCGTCTGCCCGCGGACGCCGCCCTGCTCGTCGTCGATGTCCAGAAAGCCATCGACGACCCCGTATGGGCCAAACACGGGCCCCGCAACAATCCCGGGGCTGAGGAAAACATCGCCGCCCTGCTCGCCGCCTGGCGCCGCACCGGACGCAAAATCGTCCATGTCAGACACGAGTCGACCGAGCCCGGCTCCACCTACCGTCCCGGGCAGCCCGGCTGCGAATTCAAGCCCTGTGCCGCGCCTCAGCCCGGCGAACAAGTCGTCGTCAAAAACGTCAACAGCGCCTTCATCGGCACCGGCCTCGAACAAACCATCCGGGCCGCCGGCACCGCCTGCCTCGTCGTCTGCGGCGTCATCACCAACAACTCCGTCGAAGCCACCGTGCGCATGGCCGGCAACCTCGGCTTCGATACCTGGCTCGTCCATGACGCCGCCTTTACCTTCGCCCGCCCTGACTACGAGGGCCGCCTCCGGAGCGCCGCCGAAGTCCACGCCATGTCGCTCGCCAACCTCGCGGGCGAATACTGCCGCATCGTCACAACCGGCGAAATGCTCGCCAAGATTTGA
- a CDS encoding HAD-IIB family hydrolase translates to MPKRDAKHPPEYLLATDLDGTLVGCRQSLGTLNRVIKRHRSRILLVYITGRLFSSARRLVESDGLLTPDVLVSDVGTEIHVAPKFIRNAGWETKIGSTWNPAEIRSLFANVNNLIMQPIRPRFRLSYTTDSGNHKAVLAQLCEMKRELKLPVEIISSLGRIIDVLPEGAGKGPALRFVQKMRDVADHQVIVCGDSGNDYSMFVQGFRGIVVGNACPDFRRQLTGTEGGVHFASAHYAAGILEGLQNFGLFDG, encoded by the coding sequence ATGCCGAAAAGAGACGCCAAGCATCCGCCAGAATATTTATTAGCCACCGATCTTGACGGCACGCTGGTAGGCTGCCGGCAATCCCTAGGCACGCTGAATCGGGTTATAAAGCGCCACCGGTCGAGGATTTTGCTGGTGTATATAACCGGCCGCCTGTTCTCTTCCGCCCGGCGGCTTGTCGAGTCCGACGGGCTGCTTACTCCAGATGTGCTGGTCTCCGACGTGGGCACGGAGATTCATGTCGCGCCCAAGTTTATCCGCAACGCCGGCTGGGAAACGAAGATAGGTTCCACTTGGAATCCCGCCGAGATACGGTCTCTGTTCGCGAATGTCAATAATCTGATCATGCAACCAATCCGCCCGCGGTTCCGGTTATCGTACACCACCGATAGCGGCAATCATAAAGCGGTTTTGGCCCAGTTATGCGAAATGAAGCGGGAGCTGAAACTGCCGGTCGAGATCATATCTTCCCTGGGGCGGATCATCGATGTTTTGCCGGAAGGAGCGGGCAAAGGCCCGGCTCTGCGGTTTGTGCAGAAGATGCGCGATGTCGCGGATCACCAGGTGATCGTGTGCGGCGACAGCGGCAATGACTATTCGATGTTCGTCCAGGGTTTTAGGGGGATTGTCGTCGGCAACGCCTGCCCCGATTTCAGGCGCCAGTTGACAGGCACCGAGGGCGGCGTCCATTTCGCCAGCGCACATTACGCGGCGGGAATCCTGGAAGGGCTGCAGAACTTCGGCCTGTTTGACGGTTAA
- a CDS encoding energy transducer TonB has product MVRQTVWRKALLLSCLIHLLLFGMVGFWSGKLLFNPQAPQTIELELIDVPTTGDKPERKPSPPAAENPQAAKVVIRQVAKSPEHTVDPKAVADDVFPSQPGMSAAGSGEKNKSAGSAAPGAIGRQAAKGVTGPRVLSRVEPRYPEEARQSGVEGSVVVKAEILETGHPGEVSIVSSSGSKLLDDAAVQAVREWRFIPAHETDSRQAIRCFSKIAVVFKLR; this is encoded by the coding sequence ATGGTTCGGCAAACCGTCTGGCGAAAAGCGCTGCTCCTGTCGTGCCTTATACATCTTCTGCTGTTCGGCATGGTTGGGTTTTGGAGCGGCAAATTGCTTTTTAACCCGCAGGCGCCGCAAACCATCGAGTTGGAATTGATCGATGTGCCTACTACGGGCGACAAGCCCGAACGCAAGCCTTCTCCGCCTGCGGCGGAGAATCCCCAGGCTGCGAAGGTCGTCATCAGACAGGTGGCGAAATCTCCGGAGCACACGGTTGACCCAAAAGCGGTTGCTGACGATGTCTTCCCCTCACAGCCCGGGATGAGTGCCGCCGGCAGCGGCGAAAAAAATAAGTCTGCCGGCAGTGCCGCGCCCGGGGCAATAGGTAGGCAGGCCGCCAAGGGCGTCACCGGGCCGAGGGTTCTGTCCCGAGTCGAGCCTCGCTATCCGGAAGAAGCGCGGCAGTCCGGTGTGGAAGGCAGCGTTGTCGTCAAGGCGGAAATCCTGGAGACCGGCCATCCCGGGGAAGTATCGATTGTTAGCTCGTCCGGCAGCAAGCTGCTGGACGACGCCGCCGTCCAAGCGGTAAGGGAATGGCGCTTTATTCCTGCGCACGAAACCGATTCGAGGCAGGCGATACGCTGTTTTTCGAAAATAGCGGTGGTCTTTAAGCTGAGATAG
- a CDS encoding CatB-related O-acetyltransferase codes for MSFFLSQNELYRGYDIGDWTYGSPTIFSWDEGATLKIGRFCSIADGVEIMLGGEHRSDWVTTYPFSAICEQAHCFPGHPKSKGDVIIGNDVWIGSKALILSGVRIGDGAVVGAHSVVAKDVAPYSIVAGNPARLCRLRFDEQVIKKLLKIAWWEWPFAKIMEAWPLLLSSNIDDFINAYG; via the coding sequence ATGTCTTTTTTTCTAAGCCAAAACGAGCTTTATCGGGGTTACGATATCGGCGACTGGACCTATGGCTCGCCTACGATTTTCTCCTGGGATGAAGGAGCAACGTTAAAAATCGGCCGCTTTTGTTCCATCGCTGACGGCGTTGAAATCATGCTTGGCGGGGAGCATCGTTCCGACTGGGTTACCACCTATCCATTCAGTGCAATTTGCGAGCAGGCCCATTGTTTCCCAGGCCATCCAAAGTCGAAGGGCGACGTCATTATCGGAAATGATGTTTGGATAGGAAGTAAAGCGCTCATTCTGTCCGGCGTCAGAATTGGCGATGGTGCCGTCGTCGGCGCACATAGTGTCGTGGCCAAAGATGTCGCCCCGTATTCCATCGTGGCGGGTAATCCGGCCAGGTTGTGCAGGTTGCGGTTTGACGAGCAGGTAATTAAGAAGTTGTTGAAAATTGCCTGGTGGGAATGGCCTTTTGCAAAGATCATGGAAGCCTGGCCCTTATTATTGTCCAGTAACATTGACGATTTTATCAATGCTTACGGTTAA
- a CDS encoding DUF362 domain-containing protein, whose protein sequence is MKVAAVSVASYDRAAVESGLAEALGLLGGVARFIAPGDKVLVKPNMLEGLPPEKAVTTHPEILRAVLRAVKAGGATPVVGDSPGTTGTLKAAEKCGLLAVCREEDVPLVPFEATVDLPYPAGGIVKKFTLARPLAEADKVISLAKMKTHTFMGITGAAKNMFGFVVGMQKAQFHLRMQARKEFAAMLIDLANLVQPVLSIVDGVVGMEGNGPRNGKPVHAGVLLAGADCFAVDVVMAEIMGFDPARLPLTALACERGLTPPLAGIDLAGSAKDIRLNFVAPRTMLSLTDRIPGWAAAFGRSHLTARPEIGAACVGCGRCAAHCPPEAMTVTDGKVRIDYGKCIRCYCCQELCPADAVHLEEGRMLKLARRFL, encoded by the coding sequence ATGAAAGTAGCGGCCGTAAGCGTCGCCAGCTACGACCGCGCCGCGGTGGAAAGCGGCCTCGCCGAAGCGCTCGGCCTCCTCGGTGGCGTGGCGCGCTTTATCGCCCCCGGCGACAAAGTGCTCGTCAAACCCAACATGCTCGAAGGCCTGCCCCCCGAAAAGGCGGTCACCACCCACCCCGAGATCCTGCGGGCGGTGCTCCGCGCCGTCAAGGCGGGCGGGGCCACCCCCGTCGTCGGCGACTCGCCCGGCACTACCGGTACCCTAAAAGCGGCCGAGAAATGCGGTCTCCTCGCCGTCTGCCGCGAGGAAGACGTTCCCCTCGTTCCCTTCGAAGCCACCGTCGACCTTCCTTATCCCGCTGGCGGCATCGTCAAAAAATTCACCCTGGCGCGGCCCCTGGCCGAGGCCGATAAAGTCATCTCCCTCGCCAAGATGAAAACCCACACCTTCATGGGCATCACCGGCGCGGCCAAGAACATGTTCGGCTTCGTCGTCGGCATGCAGAAGGCCCAGTTTCACCTGCGGATGCAGGCGCGCAAAGAATTTGCCGCCATGCTCATCGACCTCGCCAACCTCGTACAGCCCGTATTATCTATCGTCGACGGCGTTGTCGGCATGGAAGGCAATGGCCCGCGCAACGGCAAACCGGTTCACGCCGGCGTTCTCCTCGCCGGGGCCGACTGCTTCGCCGTCGACGTCGTCATGGCCGAAATCATGGGCTTCGACCCCGCCCGCCTGCCCCTCACCGCCCTCGCCTGCGAACGCGGTCTCACGCCCCCTCTTGCCGGCATCGACCTCGCCGGCAGCGCCAAGGACATCCGGCTCAACTTCGTCGCCCCCCGCACCATGCTGTCGCTGACCGACCGTATCCCCGGCTGGGCGGCCGCCTTCGGCCGCAGCCACCTCACCGCCCGGCCGGAAATCGGCGCCGCCTGCGTCGGCTGCGGCCGCTGCGCCGCCCACTGTCCCCCTGAGGCTATGACCGTAACCGACGGCAAAGTCCGCATCGACTACGGCAAATGCATCCGCTGCTATTGCTGCCAGGAGCTTTGTCCGGCCGATGCGGTGCATCTGGAAGAGGGGCGGATGCTCAAGCTGGCGCGGCGGTTTTTGTGA
- a CDS encoding DsrE family protein: MNQEITKEDANELYVLWTSGDRENALSMAFMYTHNAKLKGWWEDVTLIVWGASTKLLAQDEELQARIRQMIDAGVDVVACLACAEMFGATKLLGDLGIEVKPMGYPLTQLLKAGKKVLSV; the protein is encoded by the coding sequence GTGAATCAGGAGATTACCAAGGAAGACGCCAACGAACTATACGTTCTTTGGACCAGCGGAGACCGCGAAAACGCCTTAAGCATGGCCTTCATGTACACGCATAACGCCAAACTCAAAGGCTGGTGGGAAGACGTAACCCTGATTGTCTGGGGCGCGTCGACGAAACTGCTGGCTCAGGATGAGGAACTGCAGGCGCGCATCAGGCAAATGATCGACGCCGGTGTCGACGTAGTGGCCTGCTTGGCGTGCGCCGAGATGTTCGGAGCGACGAAGTTGCTGGGTGATCTCGGCATCGAGGTCAAGCCCATGGGGTACCCGTTGACGCAACTGCTTAAAGCGGGCAAAAAAGTTCTTTCCGTATAG